One segment of Coffea arabica cultivar ET-39 chromosome 7c, Coffea Arabica ET-39 HiFi, whole genome shotgun sequence DNA contains the following:
- the LOC140010791 gene encoding uncharacterized protein isoform X2, translating to MRSMASSPSSKGIAAIVGVGPRLGLSIARKFAREGYTLAILSSDLGRLSRFADEIARDEKARVFAIRIDCSDTKSIREAFEGVLSLGFVEVLVYNAYHPMSWPPTNFADMRVQYFEKSIAVSSVGAFHCAQQVLPGMVDRGRGTILFTGCFASLNGIAGYSELCCGKFALRALSQCLAREFQAQGVHVAHVIIDGYIGVPRNVINFTTKIKGGWGTTRAAAAAAAADWYRRRGRDYGPRRAGSNLLAIAHSRPIRLDPRDRPPSLKL from the exons ATGCGTAGCATGGCGAGTTCCCCCTCCTCCAAAGGCATCGCCGCCATTGTGGGCGTCGGACCCAGGCTCGGCCTCTCCATCGCCCGCAAGTTCGCCCGCGAAGGCTACACCCTTGCCATCCTCTCCAGTGACTTAG GGAGACTGTCGAGATTTGCGGATGAGATAGCGAGAGATGAAAAGGCTCGAGTGTTTGCGATTCGAATTGATTGCTCGGACACGAAAAGTATAAGGGAGGCATTCGAGGGGGTTCTGTCTTTAGGTTTCGTGGAGGTGTTGGTGTACAATGCGTACCATCCCATGTCTTGGCCTCCCACTAACTTCGCCGACATGAGAGTCCAATATTTTGAGAAGTCCATCGCCGTTTCCTCCGTCGGCGCCTTCCACTGTGCCCAACAG GTACTGCCGGGCATGGTGGATAGAGGCCGAGGGACGATTCTCTTTACGGGCTGTTTTGCTTCCCTCAATGGAATAGCCGGTTACTCGGAATTAT GTTGTGGGAAGTTTGCATTGAGAGCCTTATCGCAGTGTCTGGCTAGAGAGTTTCAAGCTCAGGGTGTACACGTGGCACATGTCATCATAGACGGCTATATCGGCGTACCCCG CAACGTCATCAACTTCACAACAAAGATCAAAGGGGGTTGGGGAACAACaagagcagcagcagcagcagcagcagcagattGGTATCGGAGGAGGGGAAGAGATTATGGACCCAGACGTGCTGGCTCAAACCTATTGGCAATTGCACATTCAAGACCGATCCGCTTGGACCCAAGAGATCGACCTCCGTCCCTCAAACTCTAG
- the LOC113701161 gene encoding phosphoglycerate mutase-like protein 4, whose translation MTRVCAVKIFRFPRHANTLKSSSPSPSVSETLRFIISPPLIHHPGTSSISISLMAHSRPRILEQAEADCDGKFTDNIAGERKYAEIVVIRHGETEWNADGRIQGHLDVELNDVGREQATVVAERVSKEFKVSAVYSSDLKRAFETAQIIASSCGGLQVIEEPDLRERHLGDLQGLVVREAAKSSSKAYRAFVSNRRDEEIPGGGESLDQLYQRCTSSLQRIANKHLGERVVAVTHGGVIRALHRRASSHGRSAGKIMNTSVNVFQLSDEDEWSIKVWGDVSHLNQTGFLESGFGGDKSSG comes from the exons ATGACCCGCGTGTGTGCTGTGAAAATATTCCGATTCCCCCGCCACGCCAACACTCTGAAGTCTTCTTCACCTTCCCCGTCGGTTTCCGAAACGCTCCGTTTCATCATCTCTCCTCCGTTGATCCACCATCCAGGAACAAGCTCCATTTCCATCTCCTTAATGGCCCATTCCAGGCCCAG GATTTTAGAGCAAGCCGAGGCCGATTGCGACGGTAAATTTACGGATAATATAGCAGGAGAGCGAAAGTATGCTGAAATTGTTGTGATACGTCATGGTGAAACCGAATGGAATGCCGATGGGAGAATTCAG GGGCACTTAGACGTTGAGTTAAACGACGTAGGAAGAGAGCAAGCTACCGTG GTGGCTGAGCGAGTTTCCAAAGAGTTCAAAGTCTCTGCGGTTTACTCATCTGACTTGAAGAGAGCATTTGAGACTGCACAGATTATAGCAAGCAGCTGCGGGGGCCTTCAG GTTATTGAAGAACCAGACCTGCGGGAAAGACATCTCGGGGATCTCCAAGGCCTAGTGGTTCGCGAAGCTGCCAAAAGCAGTTCTAAGGCTTATAGAGCATTTGTATCTAATCGAAGGGATGAAGAAATTCCA GGTGGTGGAGAAAGTCTTGATCAACTTTATCAACGCTGCACATCTTCGCTGCAAAGGATTGCAAACAAGCACTTAG GGGAGCGAGTAGTTGCGGTCACTCATGGAGGAGTTATCAGAGCACTTCATAGACGGGCATCTTCACATGGGCGGTCTGCTGGGAAGATTATGAATACATCTGTCAATGTATTTCAGTTGTCTGATGAGGATGAGTGGTCCATCAAAGTATGGGGTGATGTGAGTCATCTTAACCAGACTGGCTTTTTGGAGTCTGGTTTTGGTGGGGACAAATCTTCTGGTTAG
- the LOC140010791 gene encoding uncharacterized protein isoform X1, whose protein sequence is MRSMASSPSSKGIAAIVGVGPRLGLSIARKFAREGYTLAILSSDLGRLSRFADEIARDEKARVFAIRIDCSDTKSIREAFEGVLSLGFVEVLVYNAYHPMSWPPTNFADMRVQYFEKSIAVSSVGAFHCAQQVLPGMVDRGRGTILFTGCFASLNGIAGYSELCCGKFALRALSQCLAREFQAQGVHVAHVIIDGYIGVPRAATSSTSQQRSKGVGEQQEQQQQQQQQIGIGGGEEIMDPDVLAQTYWQLHIQDRSAWTQEIDLRPSNSSLF, encoded by the exons ATGCGTAGCATGGCGAGTTCCCCCTCCTCCAAAGGCATCGCCGCCATTGTGGGCGTCGGACCCAGGCTCGGCCTCTCCATCGCCCGCAAGTTCGCCCGCGAAGGCTACACCCTTGCCATCCTCTCCAGTGACTTAG GGAGACTGTCGAGATTTGCGGATGAGATAGCGAGAGATGAAAAGGCTCGAGTGTTTGCGATTCGAATTGATTGCTCGGACACGAAAAGTATAAGGGAGGCATTCGAGGGGGTTCTGTCTTTAGGTTTCGTGGAGGTGTTGGTGTACAATGCGTACCATCCCATGTCTTGGCCTCCCACTAACTTCGCCGACATGAGAGTCCAATATTTTGAGAAGTCCATCGCCGTTTCCTCCGTCGGCGCCTTCCACTGTGCCCAACAG GTACTGCCGGGCATGGTGGATAGAGGCCGAGGGACGATTCTCTTTACGGGCTGTTTTGCTTCCCTCAATGGAATAGCCGGTTACTCGGAATTAT GTTGTGGGAAGTTTGCATTGAGAGCCTTATCGCAGTGTCTGGCTAGAGAGTTTCAAGCTCAGGGTGTACACGTGGCACATGTCATCATAGACGGCTATATCGGCGTACCCCG GGCAGCAACGTCATCAACTTCACAACAAAGATCAAAGGGGGTTGGGGAACAACaagagcagcagcagcagcagcagcagcagattGGTATCGGAGGAGGGGAAGAGATTATGGACCCAGACGTGCTGGCTCAAACCTATTGGCAATTGCACATTCAAGACCGATCCGCTTGGACCCAAGAGATCGACCTCCGTCCCTCAAACTCTAGTCTTTTCTGA
- the LOC140010395 gene encoding CDPK-related kinase 5-like, with product MGVCTSKPSPEPNLHQDSKQNPTPTKDKNNPAQVKDNGGNSSSQQESKKSDAESAKKSPLFPFYSPSPAHYLFSKKSPARSSANSTPRRFFKRPFPPPSPAKHIKAVLAKRHGSVKPNEASIPEGNESDTVAALDKSFGFSKHFGNKYELGEEVGRGHFGYTCKAKFKKGELKGQEVAVKVIPKVKMTTAIAIEDVRREVKILRALTGHSNLVQFYDAYEDHDNVFIVMELCEGGELLDRILSRGGKYAEDDAKAVMVQILNVVAFCHLQGVVHRDLKPENFLFTSKDENSQLKAIDFGLSDFVKPDERLNDIVGSAYYVAPEVLHRSYSTEADVWSIGVIAYILLCGSRPFWARTESGIFRTVLKADPSFEEQPWPALSSEAKDFVKRLLNKDPRKRMTAAQALSHPWIKHGNNVKVPLDILIFKLMKVYMRSSALRKAALRALSKTLTVDELYYLKEQFALLEPSKNGTISLENIKAVLMKNATEAMKESRIHDFLGSLNALQYRRMDFEEFCAAVLSVHQLEALDRWEQHARCAYELFEKDGNRAIMIEELASELGLSPSVPVHAVLHDWIRHTDGKLSFLGFVKLLHGVSSRSLPKVQ from the exons ATGGGTGTTTGCACTTCCAAACCCTCCCCGGAACCCAATCTTCATCAAGATTCCAAGCAAAACCCTACTCCAACCAAGGATAAAAATAACCCAGCCCAGGTCAAGGATAACGGTGGAAACTCCAGCAGTCAGCAAGAAAGCAAGAAATCGGATGCGGAATCCGCTAAAAAATCTCCTCTTTTCCCCTTTTACAGCCCTAGTCCAGCGCATTATTTGTTCTCCAAGAAGTCTCCGGCGAGATCTTCCGCCAATTCCACGCCCAGGAGGTTTTTTAAGCGACCGTTCCCGCCTCCGTCTCCGGCGAAGCACATTAAGGCGGTGTTAGCTAAGAGGCACGGGTCTGTGAAGCCGAACGAGGCGTCGATACCGGAGGGGAATGAATCCGATACGGTGGCGGCTCTCGATAAAAGCTTTGGATTTTCTAAGCATTTTGGAAATAAGTATGAGCTGGGAGAAGAAGTGGGAAGAGGGCATTTTGGGTATACTTGTAAAGCTAAGTTCAAGAAAGGGGAGCTTAAGGGGCAAGAAGTTGCCGTTAAGGTCATCCCGAAAGTCAAG ATGACCACTGCCATAGCCATTGAAGATGTAAGAAGGGAGGTAAAGATATTGAGAGCCTTAACAGGACATAGCAATCTCGTACAATTTTATGATGCATATGAAGACCATGACAACGTCTTCATTGTAATGGA GCTTTGTGAAGGAGGGGAGCTTTTGGATAGAATACTTTCGAG GGGCGGGAAATATGCAGAAGATGATGCAAAGGCTGTGATGGTACAGATTCTAAATGTTGTTGCTTTTTGTCATCTGCAGGGTGTGGTGCACCGGGATCTTAAACCTGAG AACTTCTTGTTCACTTCTAAGGATGAGAATTCACAACTTAAAGCTATTGATTTTGGATTATCAGATTTCGTCAAGCCAG ATGAAAGGCTTAATGACATTGTTGGTAGTGCATACTATGTTGCTCCTGAAGTTCTGCACAGATCATATAGCACAGAGGCTGATGTGTGGAGTATTGGAGTTATAGCATATATTCTTCTGTGTGGCAGCCGTCCTTTTTGGGCTCGAACTGAGTCAGGGATCTTTAGGACAGTTCTAAAGGCTGATCCAAGTTTTGAAGAACAACCTTGGCCTGCTCTGTCTTCTGAAGCAAAAGACTTTGTTAAACGTTTGTTAAATAAGGATCCCCGTAAAAGAATGACTGCAGCACAAGCCTTAA GTCATCCATGGATTAAACATGGTAATAATGTAAAGGTACCGCTGGACATTTTAATCTTCAAACTCATGAAGGTTTACATGCGGTCTTCTGCACTTCGTAAAGCTGCCTTGCGG GCTTTATCTAAGACATTAACCGTAGATGAGCTATATTATTTGAAAGAGCAATTTGCACTGCTGGAGCCAAGCAAGAATGGCACCATAAGCTTGGAAAATATTAAAGCG GTCTTGATGAAAAATGCAACCGAAGCTATGAAGGAGTCTCGTATCCATGATTTTCTGGGTTCA CTTAATGCACTGCAGTACAGAAGGATGGATTTTGAGGAGTTCTGTGCAGCTGTATTAAGCGTCCATCAGCTTGAGGCACTTGATAGATGGGAGCAGCATGCTCGCTGTGCGTACGAACTTTTTGAGAAGGATGGAAACAGGGCCATTATGATTGAGGAATTGGCTTCG GAACTTGGCCTCAGCCCTTCTGTGCCCGTTCATGCTGTTCTCCATGATTGGATCAGGCACACTGATGGAAAGCTCAGTTTTCTGGGATTTGTAAAATTGTTGCATGGTGTGTCTAGCCGCTCTCTTCCTAAAGTTCAATGA